From one Liolophura sinensis isolate JHLJ2023 chromosome 10, CUHK_Ljap_v2, whole genome shotgun sequence genomic stretch:
- the LOC135476790 gene encoding metabotropic glutamate receptor 2-like, with the protein MVVYSSDESSTNAYNEFKIAASAKNICIVFESRLDTPLQESQLEDAASGILMNQNARFVLTLLPESAFQELYSRILGKTNNVFNLTFVFPPFTEKASNIVLKSSVHALGAVQLRHAPGPRFEDFRQFYRNLDEKAFPTVPLFAEFWQQRFQCNLQGQNGNNALRYRKFCNNLTLSLRNDDITSRIGYVITAVDALLMSIKEICPRGDICQSLNQTMFDQAIPKIVKRGEKVFDAKTGGPTSFQFDIFNLQKMEKEDQYVQVGTVKQDAQISYLKGFSIMAYQRHRGSGNDEVVQTKPTSLCNPRSCEACRAPPPVVTTVPPPNTTVTDDMERILGSYGPLRTHRIAKNAYVTGIFFRQFREDRQYTSRLYASDYRSIWSIALAVLAGLGIIAVILLEISLIYLILTYKFEGPEGKRRSHLNLRSLWLGQLLLFGIFLSYLTLFAYLPVPTKASCGITRFGIGISYAIIFSCLLVKLMVILHTRNTANYIPGEVNSSFQHSIGYMVSIFLIAFSVQLIIAIHWLIQVPPEAVLVRDNAGDLVWICNHYTWSLQHGFWEMPMFFRTEFENHILSLIYIMFLILLTFFFALKAFHIVVNMRESRFIALATGISILIFIAWGLIGGLLRNHEKSHEIGDGCIGFGLFFTSTVILFALFLPKVRQLVVIGMEGVFLEDDKETTYASSIYSPASVISPSGHRSMSGYAEGSVIGMHPMDRSVHVVSDAHNFSSDDMSRPIITVDTSFMSPDPPFIYDPHALQLKHPRSSGPSLYSVRSTPNLYDPPDVYSTRGTKLTRNFTGRSYMNETFSGSEYPSLYRPKSETHLYKHPRSEIGSL; encoded by the exons ATGGTCGTTTACTCCAGCGATGAATCTTCTACCAACGCTTATAACGAATTTAAAATTGCGGCTAGTGCCAAGAATATTTGCATTGTGTTCGAAAGCAGACTTGACACACCTTTGCAGGAAAGTCAGCTGGAGGATGCCGCCAGTGGTATTTTGATGAACCAAAATGCTCGTTTCGTTCTGACTCTTCTACCAGAAAGTGCCTTCCAGGAATTATACTCACGAATTTTGGGCaaaacaaataatgttttcaatCTGACCTTTGTTTTCCCGCCGTTCACTGAAAAGGCGAGCAATATAGTACTGAAATCCAGTGTTCATGCCTTGGGGGCCGTTCAACTGCGCCACGCTCCGGGGCCAAGGTTTGAGGACTTCAGGCAGTTCTACAGGAACTTGGACGAAAAGGCTTTCCCGACTGTGCCACTTTTTGCAGAGTTTTGGCAGCAAAGATTCCAATGTAATTTACAGGGACAAAATGGGAACAATGCCCTACGGTACAGAAAATTTTGTAACAATTTAACGCTGTCTCTCAgaaatgatgacatcacatcaaGAATTGGCTACGTCATCACTGCTGTAGACGCCCTGTTGATGAGTATTAAAGAAATCTGTCCACGAGGAGACATTTGTCAGAGTCTAAACCAGACCATGTTTGATCAAGCTATCCCAAAGATTGTCAAGAGGGGCGAAAAGGTGTTCGACGCAAAGACTGGTGGACCGACATCTTTCCAGTTCGATATATTTAACCTTCAGAAAATGGAGAAGGAGGATCAATACGTTCAG GTGGGAACCGTAAAACAGGATGCCCAGATTAGCTATTTGAAGGGCTTTAGCATCATGGCATATCAACGACACAGAGGATCTGGTAACGACGAAGTGGTGCAGACGAAACCAACGTCTCTCTGTAACCCACGATCATGTGAGGCGTGCCGAGCCCCGCCTCCAGTCGTCACGACGGTCCCGCCCCCCAATACCACTGTGACGGACGACATGGAGCGAATTCTGGGCTCTTACGGTCCCCTGAGAACTCATCGAATTGCGAAGAACGCCTACGTCACAGGGATCTTCTTCCGACAGTTCCGTGAAGATCGGCAGTACACGAGCCGACTGTATGCATCAGACTATAGAAGCATTTGGAGTATCGCCTTGGCGGTTCTGGCTGGGCTAGGAATCATTGCCGTTATCCTACTAGAGATTTCCCTCATCTACCTTATTCTCACCTATAAATTCGAAGGCCCTGAAGGGAAGCGTCGGTCCCACTTAAACCTGCGCTCTCTGTGGTTAGGTCAGCTACTGCTATTCGGGATTTTCCTGTCCTACCTCACGCTCTTCGCTTACCTGCCCGTGCCGACAAAGGCCAGTTGCGGCATCACCCGCTTCGGAATCGGCATTTCCTACGCCATCATTTTCTCCTGTCTTCTTGTTAAGCTGATGGTTATTCTGCATACCCGGAACACAGCAAACTACATCCCAGGGGAAGTGAACTCCTCCTTTCAACACAGTATCGGCTACATGGTCTCTATTTTTCTGATCGCTTTCTCTGTCCAGCTGATAATCGCTATTCACTGGCTGATCCAGGTTCCCCCAGAGGCTGTCCTCGTAAGAGACAACGCCGGAGATCTGGTGTGGATCTGTAATCACTACACGTGGTCGCTCCAGCACGGCTTCTGGGAAATGCCCATGTTTTTCAGGACGGAGTTCGAGAACCATATCCTGTCCCTTATCTACATCATGTTCCTTATTCTCCTGACTTTCTTCTTCGCCCTCAAAGCCTTTCACATTGTCGTTAACATGAGGGAGAGTCGATTTATCGCCCTCGCCACTGGCATCTCCATACTGATCTTCATCGCCTGGGGTCTGATCGGAGGCCTCCTCCGGAACCACGAAAAGTCCCACGAGATCGGGGACGGCTGCATCGGCTTCGGGCTTTTCTTCACCTCCACAGTCATCCTGTTCGCATTATTCCTGCCCAAGGTGCGACAACTCGTCGTGATCGGAATGGAAGGCGTGTTCCTAGAGGACGACAAAGAGACGACGTACGCCAGTTCCATATATTCGCCAGCCTCAGTTATCTCTCCCAGTGGACACAGAAGCATGTCTGGTTACGCTGAGGGTAGCGTAATCGGCATGCACCCCATGGACCGTAGCGTCCACGTCGTTAGCGACGCTCACAACTTCTCATCGGATGACATGAGTCGTCCCATTATTACCGTGGACACCAGCTTCATGTCCCCAGATCCTCCTTTTATTTACGATCCAC ACGCTCTGCAGCTGAAGCATCCCCGAAGCTCCGGGCCGTCCTTGTACAGTGTGCGCAGTACACCAAACCTATACGATCCCCCAGACGTGTACTCGACTAGAGGGACAAAACTCACGCGAAATTTCACGGGAAGAAGTTACATGAACGAGACTTTCTCAGGATCAGAATACCCTTCACTGTATCGACCAAAGTCTGAAACTCACCTGTACAAAC atcCTCGATCGGAAATAGGATCCCTTTGA